A part of Coturnix japonica isolate 7356 unplaced genomic scaffold, Coturnix japonica 2.1 chrUnrandom461, whole genome shotgun sequence genomic DNA contains:
- the PGLS gene encoding 6-phosphogluconolactonase — MLGRISVFPSPQELGSALAQLIVQRAAQSGGRFTLGLSGGSLVGLLARELPSAASTGTGTGAGPWFVAFCDERLVPPEHPESTFGSYRDRLFLRLPEPKPTVLGVDTGLSADEAARDYAERLREAFHGDAVPVFDLLLLGVGPDGHTCSLFPNHPLLQEKEKIVAAITDSPKPPPERITLTLPVLNAARTVVFIATGEGKAAVIKRILEGNEDNSLPAALVRPHTGQLLWFLDEAAAKELTVPFEKHSIL, encoded by the exons ATGTTGGGCCGCATCTCGGTGTTCCCGTCCCCTCAGGAGCTCGGTTCGGCCTTAGCGCAGCTCATCGTGCAACGAGCGGCCCAAAGCGGCGGCCGCTTCACGTTGGGTCTGTCCGGAGGGAGCTTGGTTGGACTCCTGGCTCGGGAGCTGCCATCAGCCGCTTCTACCGGTACCGGAACCGGAGCGGGCCCGTGGTTTGTGGCCTTTTGCGACGAGCGGCTGGTTCCCCCCGAGCACCCGGAGAGCACGTTCGGGTCGTACCGGGACCGGCTGTTCCTGCGGCTCCCGGAGCCGAAACCGACGGTTCTGGGTGTCGATACCGGGCTCAGTGCGGACGAGGCGGCCCGGGATTATGCGGAGAGACTGCGGGAG GCCTTCCATGGTGATGCTGTGCCCGTCTTCGATCTGCTGCTCCTGGGTGTGGGGCCGGACGGCCATACCTGCTCCCTATTCCCCAACCACCCCCTGCTGCAG gaaaaagagaaaatcgTGGCCGCCATCACTGATTCCCCGAAGCCGCCCCCGGAGCGCATCACGTTGACCCTCCCGGTGTTGAACGCGGCGCGGACGGTGGTTTTCATTGCCACTGGGGAGGGCAAAGCTGCAGTAATAAAG CGCATCTTGGAAGGCAATGAGGACAACTCCCTCCCCGCCGCCCTTGTCCGGCCTCACACGGGGCAGCTCCTTTGGTTCCTGGACGAGGCAGCAGCCAAAGAGCTGACGGTGCCCTTTGAGAAGCATTCCATCCTTTAG
- the SLC27A1 gene encoding long-chain fatty acid transport protein 1 — MQPVGVCTASLGSLGLMRFFGVPWVWSLAAALGIGLGSGGWKLLRVICKTALRDLFGLSVLLRVKYKLRWHQKNKDTVPKIFQDVVRRHPDKVALIYEATGEKWTFRWLDEYSNAVANFFYQQGFRLGDVIAIFMESRPEFIGLWLGMAKVGIEAALINFNLRLDSLVYCVTTSGAKGLIFGGELSSAITEVNGMLGKNMAKFCSGDYNPEVVPAETRHLDPLLSTASKSPPTQIPAKGLDDRLFYIYTSGTTGMPKAAIVVHSRYYRIAAFGYYAYRMHPEDILYNCLPLYHSAGNIMGVGQCLIHGLTVVIKKKFSASRFWDDCAKYRCTIIQYIGEICRYLLNQPVRESETQHCVRLAVGNGLRPTIWEDFTKRFRIKQIGEFYGATECNCSIANLDGKVGACGFNSRILPNVYPIRLVKVNEDTMELIRDSRGLCVPCRPGEPGLLVGQINQQDPLRRFDGYVNESATHKKIAYNVLQKGDQAYLSGDVLVMDELGYMYFRDRSGDTFRWRGENVSTTEVEGMLSHILNQTDVAVYGVEVPGVEGKAGMAAIADPKTKVNPNILYQELQKVLPSYARPIFLRLSPQVDTTGTFKIQKTRLQREGFDPHQTSDRLYFLDVKLGKYVPLDECLYARICSGKVAL, encoded by the exons TGGCCTCTCAGTGCTGTTAAGAGTCAAGTACAAGTTACGATGGCACCAAAAGAACAAAGACACTGTGCCCAAGATCTTCCAGGATGTCGTCCGCCGGCACCCCGATAAAGTGGCCTTAATTTATGAAGCCACGGGTGAGAAGTGGACCTTCCGGTGGCTGGATGAATATTCCAATGCCGTGGCCAACTTCTTCTACCAGCAGGGCTTCCGCCTCGGGGACGTCATTGCCATCTTCATGGAGAGCCGCCCCGAGTTTATTGGCCTCTGGTTGGGGATGGCCAAAGTTGGCATTGAAGCAGCCCTCATTAATTTCAATCTGCGCTTGGATTCTCTGGTTTACTGCGTAACGACGTCGGGAGCCAAAGGGTTGATCTTTGGAGGAGAGCTGTCCTCAG CAATAACCGAAGTGAATGGGATGCTGGGGAAGAACATGGCCAAGTTCTGCTCTGGTGACTACAACCCAGAAGTTGTTCCTGCAGAGACCAGGCACCTGGATCCTCTTCTGAGCACTGCATCGAAGTCGCCACCAACTCAGATCCCAGCCAAAGGCTTGGATG aTCGGCTCTTTTATATCTACACTTCGGGTACGACGGGAATGCCCAAAGCTGCCATTGTGGTGCACAGCAG GTATTACCGCATCGCTGCCTTTGGGTACTACGCCTACAGGATGCACCCCGAGGACATCCTCTACAACTGCCTTCCTCTCTACCACTCCGCAG GTAACATCATGGGAGTCGGTCAGTGCCTCATCCACGGCCTCACTGTGGTCATCAAGAAGAAGTTCTCTGCCAGTCGCTTCTGGGATGACTGTGCCAAGTACAGATGCACG ATTATTCAGTATATCGGGGAAATCTGCAGGTATCTTCTGAACCAGCCAGTCCGAGAGTCAGAAACGCAGCACTGCGTGAGGCTGGCGGTGGGCAACGGGTTGAGGCCCACCATCTGGGAGGACTTCACCAAGCGCTTCCGCATCAAGCAGATTGGGGAGTTCTACGGAGCCACCGAGTGCAACTGCAGCATCGCCAACTTGGATGGGAAG GTTGGTGCTTGCGGCTTCAACAGTCGGATCTTACCCAACGTTTATCCCATTCGTTTGGTGAAGGTGAATGAGGACACGATGGAGCTGATCCGTGATTCCAGGGGGCTGTGTGTCCCATGTCGCCCAG GAGAGCCAGGATTACTCGTAGGTCAGATAAATCAACAGGATCCCCTACGTCGCTTTGATGGCTACGTCAATGAGAGTGCCACCCACAAGAAGATCGCTTATAATGTGCTCCAGAAGGGGGACCAGGCCTACCTGTCAG GAGATGTGTTGGTGATGGATGAGCTGGGCTACATGTACTTCAGAGATCGCAGCGGGGACACCTTCCGATGGCGAGGAGAGAACGTCTCTACCACAGAAGTTGAAGGGATGTTGAGTCATATCCTCAACCAGACGGACGTCGCGGTGTATGGGGTGGAAGTGCCAG GGGTGGAAGGAAAAGCTGGAATGGCAGCAATTGCTGATCCTAAAACGAAAGTGAACCCCAACATTCTCTACCAGGAGCTCCAGAAAGTCCTGCCTTCCTACGCCCGGCCCATCTTCCTCCGTCTTTCACCCCAGGTTGACACCACAG GTACTTTTAAGATCCAGAAGACCCGCTTGCAGAGGGAAGGCTTTGACCCCCATCAGACCTCGGACCGGCTGTATTTCTTGGATGTAAAGTTGGGGAAATACGTTCCTTTGGATGAATGCCTTTATGCCAGGATTTGCTCCGGGAAAGTGGCCTTATGA